agtggggcaatacattgatagtcACATTAAATGTTAAGTAAGatgcatataataattatgggtTATTTATATACCATTTTTAATTTGTTACAGTTGTTAGAATCTTAATACAGCCCATCATTAGCCATGTTGTAGAAGTGATGAAAATGATTATCATTAGCCAAAGGATTTTGATAATCCAATAAAGTAAATTCctaaacacataattatatggtatAGCTACATAACATGCTATATGTCTACGTATCATATATGTCCTCTTCCTACATCCTTATTTCAATGTAGAGAAAGGAATAACAGAGTAAGTCTTATGGCATTTGTTCTTGTCATCCAAACCCAAACTAACATCCTATCCATATACTGGCCTGACCCTCAACAGTTACTAGTAAGAGTATATATTCCTAGCAGCTGTGGTCCCCACCAGTTGGATATCACCAGTGGGTGTGGTAACCTGTACAAGTTGTAATTAAGTGATATTGGAGTGTATTAGTGTGTAGTAGCTGATTATGTTACACTGGTAGTGATGTCATCACTGACCATATTAGTGACCTGATGTTCTATTTCTCGTAATTGGACCGCTTGTGATCCAGACAATCCAGCCAATCAGGAGTAGTATAAACATGTTGTGATGGTTAGTACACAAACTATTGAATTCTGTTGAGAACACTTCTCTAATGAGGACACCTGTTAGTCCATATCATATGATCAGCTATTGTGATAATGGTCACCAGTGTGTTATGATACAGTAAATACTTTCACCCAACAATTAGATAATCAGTTATATCAACACAACAATACTAATAACTAGTAATGGAGTATAATAGAGTTCAGTACAGTATAGTTACTAATGGTTAGTTATGTACAATATGTCCTATCTCCACTATAGGTAGGGAAGATGACTTGTAAGCTTTAATACCCGGTCCACCACTGGTACCTCCAATAACAATTATAGTGTTACTGTTGATGGTTGCTACTCCAACAAAAAACCTGGCAGTAGTAAGATTGTCAACTTGTATCCATGACTTCTTTGAAGTGTCATACAGACTAATATCTGATGTGGCAACACCTTTAACATCACCACCACCGATGATCAGAGGAGGGTTGGAGGATGGTACTGTAGTAGTGAAGTAATGTGGAGCATATGATAGTTCCTCCCACTGACTGGCTACTTGATCTGATGATGAAGTGATGGTGGATACTGATAACTGGTGTGATCCATTGTCACGACCTCCAGCTTGAGAATATCCCACTATGAGTAGGTGTTCTCCTGCAATTGTGGGTTTGATGGCCCACATTGGGACAGGTAGCTTAGTAGACACTTCTCTCCATGGTGATCTGTTTTGCCAGTTAATTGTCTCAATACTGTCAAGGTACTTGTCTGACTCATCCTGTCCACCCATAACCATCAAGTGATCACCATGGACTACAACACCTGGGTAGAGTCTTTCATGGATCATACCTGGATATGTTTGTGACCAACTGTTAGTGTCTCTGTTATAGGTGGAGACTTTGTTGAGTGTTTTGTAAGTGACTGAATCCTGACCACCAAATATGGACAATCTATTATCCACCATACACAGTACTCCACGACGATGACCAGGAGGGAGGGTATTCCATTGGTCAGTTGTGATGTTGTACTGGTACACATTGTTAAGTGTCTCATCCTCAGGAGCACTACCAGCAGTGACATAGACATTGTTATCATCCACTACAACAGAGGCATTATACATTGTTCTTGGAAGATCTGAACACTTATCCCACTTGAGGTGATATTGTTTAGTCTGTAAAGCCTCCACCAAAGGAGGTGAGTCCTAAGGGAGGAAATTGTGTGTTagtgtggatcacatgatctccctCAATAATCTAACCCCCCTTGATAGTTGGTAATCAGTGTAATGGTTTAGTGTCTGAGGTTGTTTAGATTACTGAGAGTTACCATAGTAACTGTGttggttactattattattCTTAAGTCATTTTATTATAGGAATGCTACCAAATGTATGTGAAGGAAATATTTAGTAACTTGCTCTGAACTGTGTGCTGTAACTTAAGAACAAGAATTACATTATGAAAGCAGCTAGTTTACTATATCAAGTAACTCTAATGGTTAGTATAGACATGACTGAAAGGTTACCATGGTTGCAGTAGTTACCATGGATATAAGATCACTTGTATATCATTAGTTTATCCACTGTTCAAGTCATAATGAAGTGCAGTGTCAATTACTGTGTTTCATACCCAAGAACATGCTAGTGTGTAAGTatcatagttagctatagtacacACGAGTTTACATCAGTTATATGTGGTTATGTAGGTGTTCTACATACAACTAGTATGGAGAATCATTTATTTAAGTTGTTGTTCAAACACTATGGAAGCCACAATCACGGATTACTATGTGATTCTTACCAGAACAACATCTGTCCGTAAGTGATAGAGTGTTAAATCCATATGAGTTGTACATAATGTGTGTAGTAAGCATTGTACATGTGTCATCAACAGTGATGGAGCTCGTGTGGGTGTGgatgtgtatacatgcatgtgtgtctgAATGTGTGTCTGAATGTTTTGGTATATGAGAGTCTGTTGGCAATCTGTTAAGCTCAGTTACATGTAGAGGCTCAGATGGTTGGgtcattttgtacatgtaaaagGATTCTATTTGGATGGCTGTCTCAGACACAACATGTCCATTGTGTGAAGCTGTAAGATGGCATGATAAAGTTAAGCTGTTAAATATGATTTTAAGAGCTTTTCCATACACACAGTTGGCTTTTACAAATAAAGGAATCTCTCAACCAAACCAatcattgtcagccatgttGGGGATGGGTAGTTATACACTTGTGCAGATGTCTTGTTCTTGTACTCTCTTGAAAGACTACAGGCAAGTGTTGCGATGAAAAGGGCTGGACTGAGACTGGTCCAGCCAGCAAATTCTCTAATCCTTTAGTAATTAACTGTTTCCGCAAACATCTGTCTTGAGCTTGATGGTACTTCTGAGAGTGTGTACATGTGCgtatgtgcgtgcatgcgtgtgtgtgagaGGCAGCATATCCAAGTGGCCAGAGCATCGGCTTGGTCCAGGTTCAACACCCAGTTGTaccaaattggtgttgttgttccCTTGAGCAAGAAGccttactcacattgctccagtctaccaagcggacctggtggcctggtgtcaactggggaaacaGCTcgcccagctgtaacatcaatcagtacctggtgtaaactggcgGAGCAAATGTTAACTGTTCATGTCTCACATAGTGAGTGAAGGTCCAGGTGAGAATTCAGGTGCCCAcatcttcacctgtgagacacaacgtgggttactagtcctgccccaggaggatttgacCTGAATAtagcacaggtgtcccagtgctggtccACTGAGTAGGTGTGTCTGTACTAGCACAACAGCTGAAGGCTTGTGTGCTGCTCTGATTTTTATAAAGTTATCACTTGAACACTGAAATGTAACTGGACTAATTACTAGTATAAGTTTACTTTGCACTTATAAGAGTGCCAAATCATATTAATACTGAAATAATCATCCATTCACAATACTTGGCAAGCATTGTACATGTAGTTGTATGTGTAGCTAGCACAaggatctttgtggattttatGAGGTTTTTAAAACATAAAGATCTGAGGGTGTGGTCTCGAACTGACTTAGATAACCAGGTGATTTACATACATGGGAATATAGGAGTAGACATTGTGCGATTGGATTGCTTGTCATTTTAAAATTGTCACAGTAAGTGTggaagactgaacatgtttTTGTTGGAAGACTTGGAGAAAGCTCACACCTTATTGCTCCTTCCTTGCTTAGATCACAGTGTATGTGCAGATAGTGTCACAAGTTGACTAGGAAATTAATGAGTTGCAGCTTAAGTTGATCATGATGGTGATGAGTAGTCAGAAGTTGTTGCTTATAGCAACACAACTGAATGCATGTTGTTGAGtacagaccacacccacataTGTAAATTAGCCATTCTATAAGGAAGCTTAGCCACTAAAATCCTCcaatagcaggggcggatccagagtctggaaagaggggggcaccttgctgaaaaagttgaagaccaaaataaaaaaaaggtcacaacaataatagctagttatcctttaccaaatatattatatcacgtatgttatgtaaaataaaatcctatttatagcttcataagtaagctgcactgcgtcatgaacattgtgactgctttattagagtaattgactgctgtattagagtatcttgatcttgtatgcaatttcttgaagggggggggggcatttgccccaaatgccccatcctggatccgccattgaataGTTTAGTAGAAAACAAAAGACATGTAAAATACTCTAGAAAACAGATGCGTATATACTAAATAGAATTTTCCGGTGATACCTCTGGATTAGTCCATTCATCTTAACAAATGTAGCTGCAACATTACTCCTAAAAATCGAATTCTTTTAGGCATACCTTGTAAAATGAATGGAGTGGTTAAACTCCTGTTGGTGATACCCAAACTGATATCAATGCATCGTTACTTCTGTTATGTCTTTATTTGGCAAACTATTTAAGTACTACAGTATAAGACAATGGAGGAACTGTGCACTTCTGGAATATGTCCACAACTTTAGGTGGCTTAGTACATGTTTTTATGGCTTCGGCATGAAATTTGTAGGGCTTGAAACAAGCTAACTATTGCCACAAAGTGCATAACAGAAATTAATTAAGCATTTTGTTCTCTACAAACAAAACCTCTCTGAGAAGCATGTCGCACAAGTTCAAAGTTTATCCCTTCAGAGTGAATACTTCAAATTCCTTTGCACTTGGCACAATAACGCTGGATTTGCTATTTACCTAATTGTCTATTGTGTGGAGctacttttcttttcttttctgtCACATATTAGTTCTGCCCATGTTTTACACAAAGATTTGAAacggatttttttttaatttgtcaTTACCGGGTAGAGGCAGGTATCAAAAATCAACTTCTGCAAAAATGAAGCTTATTTATTACTACTTACCCATCCAAAGTTTGACAGTCGTATCATAAAAAACCAACCAGTTATTTACCATTGTTGTGGGACCTGTAACAATAGCATGTGGTGCACTTGCACTAACCACCACATTATAATACGTAAGTGTATGCCAAGCAGTAATTGGCAATAGTGAAAAAGTTGTTTACTGTGCATAGCATTCACGAACATTGAAGTAGAACCGAGAAACAGTGGTTGAAGTCTAGTTGATGGTGAACACTTTTATTTTGTTCCTGGCCTTTATTAAAGCCGTTTGTTACTGACAGCACCCAAGGATATGAAACTATGGTTGGATGTGTCAGTCACCCTTATTGAAAATACTCCTGTATTCTCTCTCTTCCCAAGATTTTCTGGTAATATCTTTGTCACAAAGGTGTGTGAAGGCCATGTGATTATTGTAATGTTCTTCAAATGCTGTTTGTAGCATTTAATATGAAACATTCACCCGTTTCAAACATTTGCCATAGCAAGAGAGCAGTATTGTCCCAGAACAGCATACTCTGTCAGTGTAACCAGATTTTCATATTCATGCAGCAACTACTTGGGCTTTGTTACGAATTGTCAAATGTGTAAGGAGTGGTGACACTGTCACAGGTGGGGTTTAAGAAATGCGGTGGTGAAAATCCTCTTCATCTGACAATCTGCCAAAACTCAGGGAGCTTTATGAAAGGCGATGAAAAAAGGTAATATTCAATACATTAAAAATACTGTAGCCATGTTTCACCATTGTATATCTCCTCAGGGAAAAACTTGTTATATATCCTCTCCAAGGCTAGACTGTTATCCTTCTGCTATTCATCAAACAGTGGACCATTGCACTGTATCAGCCAAGATAATCAAGCATCTTTATGATTGGTACAAAAGTGTTAATCACTATTTGCCTTTTTATTAACATCAAATAGTGTGTGTTAGCAAAGTACAAATTGAAGTTGTGGAAGAAAGTTGAATGGGCCCACCATTTCATTTCCATCACAAGAAAAATGAAATCATATGAAAACACATTATGAGCTACCAATATTAGTGATGCTACACATGTAGACATTAACCTGAGTAGTATGGAGTTCCAATTGTCGATATCTGTACTTTGTTCACACAACTTACCGTCCATGTGACAAACCGTGTGAATACCGTAGTGAAGTCTGGCTGGTTGTTCAGATCAACAGCTCTGATACCACATGTCTTGAAAGAAAATGCAAAAATGTTGGCAAACGTATGACACAGACTGGAGAACTCTGGGGTGGCAATGTGTACCCCCTCTGGTGCAAATACCACCGGTGCCATCTCAATAATGTGATCTGCCTCCAGTGGTCTCACAGTCATAGAGGAATATCAGTGGCTCACCAGTGTCAAAAGAAGTTTCCAACAGGTGGTGATTATTATCAGGTGTGGTCGCTAGGGGTGGCTCACCAATATCAACATCAAGTGGAGAAGTCTCTAATAAATAGGAGGTGTTAATATCCTCGTCAACCAAACCATTAGTGGAGCTTGATGTTCCCCATTGTATTCTATTGTGTCCAACTCTAGTGCTGTATCACAGTTATTACGATGTCAAATTCATTCATCGTCACAGATATTCATGGTGTTTGTTAGCCTTCTGTTTTAAGCTGTTCCTACTTATTAACCATTATTAATgatacttctcaaaagcttctTAGGGATTTAAAATATTTGTCTATTATGCATatgtatatacaagtataaggaaaaatagtTCCATTAGAAATAAATGAAAGAGAAATAGGAAGATCgtctacacctgtagatatactagtgcacATTGTTAATCCCTAaatatacccatgactgaattagggattaaacgtccactagtatatctacaggtgtaggcaacatcccttgtttccctactcttTATCAAactaatttttctttatacttgtttgtttgcttttttggaccattattatgactgatgaaccacACTTACCTTAATTATGTTCAgccgctgcaaacaaataacagtaggaaaagcacctctgcaatcaatccagtcaccattaaaaatatggatgatttgtGAGCCCCAACTACTAGAAATTGAAGTGGTTATTACAgtttgctttcacctatttcagcccgttacacagtgttacaaacagaGAACAGTACaggaagcatctctgcaatcaatccagttgccacagaaaatatgggcaATAAGCAAACCAACACAACACAGGGAAGCCACATTATGCTAtcaccacaaatcaacaccttgtgctgtcagtgaaaagaactggaacacaaagaaggacaaaggcaagttcatgatgtgtgtattgtatgtactgtgattGGTGAAAAGGTACATCTCGGGctaaagcaacgtcaaacagtgaagaaatcaagcctgtagccttatccattgtcaagttatgcttggctagaGGAATCAGTTAGTTGGCAAgcgtaaaattctgttaaataggaaatttttaaattccttaaaaacttgttggaagggtttggggttggtttgaagacatttttgggcttagcTGTGCCTaatcaatgctgccaagctgtcatgaagggaaattgaggctggcttTAGGCGATATTTTTGGCTGAAAAACCCCAGTTCTTTATcctcactatacagtactaccatactgtatgatactaatATGAAAGGATCTATCATAATAGTAGTGTTTATTTCCTTGTATTTCAGATACGTCTCTGTATCTGCTAAAttttcagtgtgtgtgtgtgtgtgtgtgtgcgtgtgcgtgcgtgctcCTTCATGACAGCTATCACTGCAGACTGAGGGACGTCAACACTCGTACTCCATAAACAAACCAATTTCCACAGTGGCCCAATGTTCAATAAACAAACACAACAGGTGAACAGCTGCAATCATAAGCTCTGTACCTTGTGACAAATAATCATGTTTGTTTTACAGTTGTAGTGAGTGCATGATGGAGACCAATTCTCTTTCTATGATACATCAGGGTAAGACTGTAGAAACCCTAGATACTGTTTGTTGTAACCTGACCAACACTACTGATGTATGGTCGCGTAACCATTAGCCTGCTGTGTGCAATTTAGGAGGTGTTCTGTTTAAGATGTACCATCTTCTGCTTGgtacagtatataatagtaGACACATGGCAGTGGTGGATGAGGGGTTGCCcatatcaacaaaaaaaaacttaaaacaagatcaagatactctaatatcaaatactctaatacaacagtcaccacatgtaacaCTATCAAGAATCCTCCACAATTCCTGACTATACATGAAAAGTGATATCTTAAAACACCATCTGATGGTACATTTAACCACTAATAACCTGCTAGGAATTTAGCAGGTAAAATGTACGTGCACCATTCTGACCAGCTGAGTGAAAGCTGGCCATTGTTGCATAATTCTATTTTACGATAAAAATGTaatgaaataaactgggtatAATGCATGTGCTACATATAAAATTTATACACACTTTAATCACTTCGGTATGTTCTGCATGTTGCTATGGTGCACCATGGTGCTATGCATAGTGCTTGATCACTTCGGCATGTTCTTCTCGACTGCCGCAAACTTCAGCATAAATGAAAAGAGTATACGGTGAATCAACATTCTAAGTTtactatgaatctgataaatatgcACAGAATTGTGAACATTTATTCACATAAGAAGAATCAAACTTTGCTCACAGCTAAAACCGAGCatggaaataacttgaaatcaatgtgtacataggctgagcATCATAGCTGTGCCTTTGATGGTATGTAgttacagctacagagttataaagcaaaaactaaacaagtaTAAAATGGTGAGAttaagatagtctaatagagcagttaccacATGgtaaaaaatgtcaaaaaatatCTGGGTCTAAACCagagacctccatacctaacatccacatccttaaccactgaaccactgctgtCTTGGCTCTTAATTTCCACTTCATAAATGAATACTCTATATAATTTAAACCTACTTATCAGTATACATTTATAATtccatagatctaccaatggaagtgTTATTCTAAAGCATTCTATGTGCGTTCCATTAGAAGTCCTCTCACCATGCATCATATCACCACCATCCAAAGCACCTATGGAGCATATGAAGTTTGTGGCAATCTAGTGTGAATGAAGGTTCAGCACTGCAGCAGAGAAGGCTGTTAGTGGGTGGACGGCTGTAATCACATCAGGGTTGCAAGTTATATTACAAAGTGTCTATTTATGGAGGCATCCGTCATCCTCAATTT
This genomic interval from Dysidea avara chromosome 15, odDysAvar1.4, whole genome shotgun sequence contains the following:
- the LOC136245586 gene encoding probable serine/threonine-protein kinase DDB_G0271402 → MASRGVTDQLKEFTLEGIKPVGKDLGRGAYGKVFTVKHLGLVCAAKEIHSLLLDGVSPQEKKAIKDGFIRECIRCNAIRHPNIVQFLGVYYSTAQSELPIMVMELMDASLNSFVENNKSQIALKTKFSILHDVSLGLSHLHGRKPPVIHRDLSSNNVLLTSHLVAKISDLGMAKMIRADSKQTKSRLTTAPGTLHFMPPETFDEIDPVYGTPVDVFSFAGISLHVFSEEWPTPTRPVKKDPKTKMLVALSEAQRRQAYLDKMTGGAAVLKSLIERCLENEPEDRPLIEEVAEVIEPLKANQLEVQKLTSQFKGARVTTPNMDSPPLVEALQTKQYHLKWDKCSDLPRTMYNASVVVDDNNVYVTAGSAPEDETLNNVYQYNITTDQWNTLPPGHRRGVLCMVDNRLSIFGGQDSVTYKTLNKVSTYNRDTNSWSQTYPGMIHERLYPGVVVHGDHLMVMGGQDESDKYLDSIETINWQNRSPWREVSTKLPVPMWAIKPTIAGEHLLIVGYSQAGGRDNGSHQLSVSTITSSSDQVASQWEELSYAPHYFTTTVPSSNPPLIIGGGDVKGVATSDISLYDTSKKSWIQVDNLTTARFFVGVATINSNTIIVIGGTSGGPGIKAYKSSSLPIVEIGHIVHN